From the genome of Ornithobacterium rhinotracheale, one region includes:
- a CDS encoding beta-N-acetylhexosaminidase, with product MKFYKTFGAVILCLFLGTAMAQLHIIPQPVELYKGEGSFLITEKTRINATKDADTQKLVHYLKNKISEISGYHLKDAKSPSKNAIVFSQTAPTSLGKEGYELEINPEKITVKYNSREGAFYGVQTLLQMLPMIRNNAPLIVQSVQIKDYPRYKWRGMMLDVSRHFYSIEAIKQTLDMLAFYKVNTFQWHLCDNEGWRLEIKKYPKLTETGAWRMEIPKARIYQKDTVPTGEKYLYGGYYTQEQAKDIVAYAKERNITVIPEIEMPGHSGAALAAYPQFSCNGKAQKTPNSILHHTNEYRDSFNLEYCAGKDETFTFLENILKEVMEIFPSEYIHIGGDEVDKLHWETCTLCQARMKKENLKDTHELQSYFIKRMEKFLTKHHRKLLGWDEILEGGLAPSATVMSWRGEKGGIAAAKMGHNVVMSPSNPLYFIRHQDRSEIGKYWAPKFSINTLEAVYGYNPNSDKLSPEQQKYVLGTQFAVWTEFMSSVLHYEYMIYPRMQAFAEMAWTPLENKNFDDFVKRLNAYHFDEWKLKGINFYPKYYDKTAY from the coding sequence ATGAAATTTTATAAAACATTTGGGGCCGTGATTCTGTGTTTATTTCTAGGCACGGCAATGGCTCAATTGCACATCATTCCTCAGCCTGTAGAATTGTACAAAGGCGAGGGCTCGTTTTTGATTACAGAAAAAACACGCATAAACGCTACAAAAGATGCAGACACCCAAAAATTGGTTCATTATTTAAAAAATAAAATTTCGGAGATTTCGGGCTACCATTTAAAAGATGCTAAATCTCCTAGCAAAAATGCAATCGTTTTTAGCCAAACTGCTCCTACTTCACTCGGCAAAGAGGGCTATGAACTTGAAATTAATCCCGAAAAAATTACTGTGAAATACAATAGCCGTGAGGGGGCTTTTTATGGTGTGCAAACGCTTTTGCAAATGCTCCCAATGATACGAAACAACGCCCCGCTAATTGTGCAAAGTGTGCAAATTAAAGATTACCCAAGGTATAAATGGCGTGGTATGATGCTTGATGTGAGTCGTCATTTTTATTCGATCGAAGCCATTAAACAAACGCTTGATATGTTGGCTTTTTATAAAGTAAATACTTTCCAATGGCACTTGTGCGACAACGAGGGCTGGCGTTTGGAAATTAAAAAATATCCTAAGCTTACAGAGACTGGTGCTTGGCGTATGGAAATCCCTAAAGCTCGAATTTACCAAAAAGATACGGTGCCTACGGGCGAAAAATATCTCTATGGCGGCTACTACACACAAGAGCAAGCCAAGGATATTGTGGCGTATGCCAAGGAACGCAACATTACCGTGATTCCTGAAATCGAAATGCCAGGACACAGCGGAGCAGCTTTGGCGGCTTATCCACAATTTAGCTGTAATGGAAAAGCTCAGAAAACGCCAAATTCCATTTTACATCATACCAATGAATACAGAGATTCGTTTAATTTAGAATATTGTGCGGGTAAAGATGAAACTTTTACTTTTTTAGAAAATATTTTAAAAGAAGTTATGGAAATTTTCCCATCGGAATACATTCATATCGGTGGAGATGAAGTAGATAAATTACATTGGGAAACTTGCACGCTTTGCCAAGCCCGAATGAAAAAGGAGAATTTGAAAGACACCCACGAATTGCAAAGTTATTTCATTAAAAGAATGGAGAAATTCCTAACCAAACACCACCGAAAACTCCTCGGCTGGGACGAAATTTTGGAAGGAGGTTTAGCACCCTCTGCTACGGTGATGAGCTGGCGTGGTGAAAAAGGCGGCATCGCTGCAGCAAAAATGGGACATAATGTAGTAATGTCGCCAAGCAATCCCCTTTACTTTATAAGACACCAAGATCGTAGCGAAATCGGAAAATATTGGGCTCCAAAATTCTCAATCAACACATTGGAAGCGGTATATGGCTACAACCCAAATTCAGACAAATTATCGCCTGAGCAACAAAAATATGTCTTAGGCACTCAATTTGCCGTGTGGACGGAGTTTATGTCCTCTGTCTTGCACTACGAATACATGATTTATCCACGCATGCAAGCCTTTGCAGAAATGGCTTGGACGCCGCTCGAAAATAAGAATTTTGATGATTTTGTAAAAAGATTAAATGCATATCATTTCGACGAATGGAAACTCAAAGGAATCAATTTTTATCCTAAATATTACGACAAAACAGCTTACTAA
- a CDS encoding cyclic-phosphate processing receiver domain-containing protein yields the protein MGIYKLFLDDIREVPTVYPSLSNDDFIIVRNFYNFKQIIIERGLPSFISFDNDLGLNPDGTLAPDGYAAAKWLVYESGLDLKELKFNVHSANPVAKKQIESLLNNYLKFLSNQ from the coding sequence ATGGGAATTTACAAATTATTTTTAGACGACATTCGTGAGGTGCCCACGGTGTATCCCTCACTTAGTAATGATGATTTTATAATCGTTCGTAATTTCTATAACTTCAAACAAATCATTATTGAACGGGGGTTGCCCAGCTTCATCAGTTTTGATAATGATTTAGGCTTAAATCCCGACGGAACGCTTGCGCCAGATGGGTATGCAGCAGCTAAATGGCTTGTTTACGAATCGGGTTTAGATTTAAAAGAATTAAAATTTAATGTGCATTCGGCGAATCCTGTTGCCAAAAAACAAATTGAAAGTTTGCTAAATAATTACCTTAAATTCTTGAGCAATCAATGA
- the serS gene encoding serine--tRNA ligase, whose protein sequence is MLLVNEIREQRARIEEGLKKRNIEDLSFLDQIIEQDDIRKQTQFELDNALSESNQLSKQIGELFKSGKAQEANELKAKTADLKTKTKELQEQLNAAKQKVEELLFQIPNVLHESVPFGKGENENVEEFRSGDEYDREGLPHWELAKKYNLIDFELGTKITGAGFPVYRGKGAVLQRSLINYFLNKNTAAGYEEFQMPLMVNEASARGTGQLPDKEAQMYEVPLDGFYLIPTAEVPVTNVYRNVILEDKDFPILMTGYTPCFRREAGSYGKDVRGLNRLHQFDKVEIVRIEKPENSYAALEEMKKHVASILDELGLTYRILHLCGGDTGFASASTYDFEVWSSVQKRWLEVSSVSNFETFQANRLKLRYKTEKGTALCHTLNGSSLALPRIVAALLEHYQTEDGIQIPEVLQGLCGFDVIK, encoded by the coding sequence ATGCTACTTGTAAACGAGATTAGAGAGCAACGCGCTCGTATTGAGGAAGGTCTTAAAAAAAGAAATATCGAAGATTTAAGCTTTTTAGACCAAATTATTGAACAAGACGATATAAGAAAACAAACTCAGTTTGAATTAGATAACGCACTTTCGGAATCCAACCAGCTTTCAAAGCAAATTGGCGAGCTTTTTAAATCTGGCAAGGCACAAGAAGCCAACGAGCTTAAAGCTAAAACTGCGGATTTAAAAACTAAAACCAAAGAATTACAAGAGCAATTAAACGCTGCGAAACAGAAAGTGGAAGAATTATTATTCCAAATTCCGAATGTTTTGCACGAGTCTGTCCCATTCGGGAAAGGCGAAAACGAGAATGTGGAAGAGTTCAGAAGTGGCGACGAATATGATAGAGAAGGGCTGCCGCACTGGGAATTGGCTAAAAAATATAATTTAATCGATTTTGAATTAGGAACTAAAATCACGGGAGCAGGTTTCCCAGTTTATCGTGGAAAAGGTGCCGTGTTACAGCGTTCTTTGATTAATTATTTCTTAAACAAAAACACCGCCGCAGGCTATGAGGAGTTTCAAATGCCGCTTATGGTAAACGAGGCTTCGGCTCGCGGAACAGGGCAATTGCCTGACAAAGAGGCGCAAATGTATGAAGTGCCACTTGACGGATTTTATTTAATCCCGACTGCTGAGGTGCCTGTGACCAATGTGTACCGCAATGTGATTTTGGAAGACAAAGATTTCCCGATTTTAATGACAGGTTACACGCCATGTTTCCGTCGTGAGGCAGGCTCTTATGGTAAAGATGTGAGAGGGCTCAATCGTTTGCACCAATTTGACAAAGTAGAAATTGTGCGTATTGAAAAGCCAGAAAATTCTTATGCCGCTCTAGAGGAAATGAAAAAACATGTCGCATCGATTTTAGATGAATTGGGCTTAACTTATAGAATTTTGCACCTTTGCGGTGGCGACACAGGATTTGCATCGGCGTCTACCTACGATTTTGAAGTTTGGTCTTCGGTACAAAAAAGATGGTTGGAGGTAAGTTCTGTTTCAAACTTTGAAACTTTCCAAGCCAATCGTTTAAAATTGAGATACAAAACCGAAAAAGGCACTGCACTTTGCCACACCTTAAACGGAAGTTCATTAGCTTTGCCACGCATTGTAGCAGCATTGCTTGAGCATTACCAAACCGAGGACGGAATCCAAATTCCAGAAGTATTGCAAGGACTTTGCGGTTTTGATGTAATTAAATAA